Genomic DNA from Corticium candelabrum chromosome 5, ooCorCand1.1, whole genome shotgun sequence:
aacagagacagatgtTGAGGATTTGATAAAAGAACTGTCTCCTTTGTACTTGCCTGATCGTAACATGCACTTGCGACAGTCAACAGAGTTAGTCTACTTAGATAAACCTGAATTCGAGCGATATACGCAACGTATTGGATTTGATTTTCTGTTAAACCTCCAAGAGTGCAAATTGTCGCCACTGAAAGAAGAAACTATTTGCTTACTCCCTCAAAGTCTTAGACCGACACTTTTCAGTGCATTGGTGCAAGAAGTATTACATCCTGCTTGCAAGCTCGATGACGTGCAAGATCTACGGCTTCAGAAAGTAGAAGAAAAGTACAGCAATCTATTGTCTTCCTACCAGTTTGCTCAATATATTCACAGTATTTATGCAAACGAGTATCGAACCGACAAATTGCCTACCCACGTACAGCAAGGACTTGAGGTGCTGCAGAATAGTCTCCAAGTCAGATGTCTTAGCGAGATTAGAACACATTTGCAGCACGTTGACTCCGGAGTTGTGATCGAAAACAGTGAAAGAACAATAGAATCGTTCTTGCAGAAACATGACGATGGCGCGACGCTGTACTTGTCCGGAAACTTTATTTCTTCTGACCGACAGCCTAAATTTCAATTGGCTGTCTTTCGCGGGCAATTGGCAAAACAAATTGAGAAATTATTGCAAACAGAATTACCTGGTAAAGAGTTGATGATTCTTCTAGAATGTGATGATCCTAGCAATATCCTTGAGGCTCTTGAAAATTTTGACATTGAGTGCATTCATGAAGGAAATGATCAACAGGAGCTGCCTGTGTCCCATCAGAATGTTACACAACAACAAGTGATGCTTGGAATGCCAGTACAACATGAACACAGAGGCCAAATGCTTCCAACACTCGACGATACTGTCCTCCGTCCTGATAACTGGGTTGCCTACGAACCGAGAGAAGAACACTTTGTTTACGCAAAGGTTGTGCATAGAGACTACGATGAAAGCAGCAGTGACACTGATTTGGCAACAAGAAACTCAGCGTTACATTCCAAATACGTCATTGACATTGGAAATGACAAAGAGATGACAGTGTCCGCATTAGATCTGTATTCATTTGATGATCGTCAACTCGAAAGTTCAGAAGACCAGATTCTTGTACTCGGTCAGTCAGCTGCATGTCAACAAGAGAACGAGCCTATAGATTGCCTTCGCAGGCAGCTGGAAGACGCTAGGAGACTGCCATGTGAAATGAGAAGAAAAGTAATCATGAGAATGTACTGGAAATGGTCTACTAAGGCCAACGACCTTCATGCTAATGCTGCACAAGCAATAGAACTAATAAAAGAAAATGTAAGCCAACACGAGGAAGAAAGCTTGCTTGGCCGCGCTGATTCGTTTCTGTCTTCTCTGAGAAGAGCAGCTCCGTCTCATCGTTCCTCAAATAGAGTTATGATGTCTGTTGCTCTTCCATGTTCAATTTCCATATTTCCTGATAGACAGAAAGGGGAGATGTTTCTAGCGCAAGCTAGGATTGACTTGAAAGCAGCCAGAGTTCTCTACGATGCAGCCGGGATGGACCGGCAACTCTATGCTGCCGTCTGCTTTCACTGCCACGAAGCAGTCGAGAAAACCCTTAAAGGAATTCTGTTTATTAAAGAAGGCATCAACGACTTCAGAAGAAAGAGACACGAATTAGATTGCTTTCTGCACACTACCCTCTCACATAAAGCATTGTACAAACATGCTCTCGTGGTAAGAGGAGACTACTACTTGGGTACTCGTTATCCGGACTACCACCACCCATGCTGCGTCCCTGGAGATTTGTATAGCCATCGGCAAGCTGAAAGATTACTACAAGCAACGCAAGTAGTAATTAGAGAAGCTTACAACAAggaacatgtacaatagaGGAGATCAGGAGCAAataaattaacttaaacaagATTTCACGACCATGACACTCTAGGACGTAGACAAGTAGAGACATAGCATCTTCAGTATACACATTCATCTAATAATTAGTTTGCTTTGCCGCATCAATTAACAATATTCCTTGCTTGTGTGAACATTTGTTTTTCAGTGGTATTTGTGTGCAATTGTGCGTCTCAAATGTTCGTAGTTATAATTTGTGCAGCACACTGCAGCAATGAAACAATCTCAGTCTAATGTTGAAATTTGCCTTGCAAAGCCTAATGCTAGCTAAGCTGAACAAAAACCGTTCTTGTGGAAACAATTGCGGAATAGAAAGATCTCCTGCAAGCTCTGAGAACTGTAGATCGACGTATTGACCCCAACATCCTAACGTGCGACATTgtaaccaacacacacacacacacacacacacacacacacacacacacacacacacacacacacacacacacacacacacacacacacacacacacacacacacacacacacacacacacactcacacacacacacacacacacacacacacacacacacacacacacacacacacacacacacacacacacacacacacacacttgcctTCTTGTGGTCGTCTCCTAATGGTCTGAGATAACACTTTTCTTCCTAAGCAGTATTACCAACATTAGAACCAACAATCATctacagctgcagctgcagtaTTACTTTGCAAATAAAAAATCATACTGTATTGATTTGAAGTCCTGGTCACAAACTCATCAAACGGCATGCAGTGTCCTAAAATAAGGTGCAATTTATTTACCAGTAATTATAAGAAACGTGTTAGGCGCGCTTAGGTAAGCTAGATAGGTAAGGAACGCCTCGACCTCAACCTTATCAGTCAGTTGTGTAAGTATACTTTGCATGGTTATTTTTTCTCATTGCTAGAAATTTAGCACTCAGATTAAaatcaaattcaaattgtttcGGCGTCTTCAAACTTTAAAACGATGTAATgcagtaattaaaattaattaattgtagcaactatatgtatgtctatctatTTCTAGTAAACATCAAACCTTACTTGTGCAGAAAGATTTTGCAGACATTCGTTCTGTAGGGTAAACGTGCAGCTATACGCTTCTTTTCCCTACTTTGTCTTTGAGATAGTCTGCTGTCCAGCGTCAAGTGGCATGTCCGAAATCGAGGCCCTCTCACAAGCACGCAACCGTTTGTGGTAAAAAGTTTCCAGACTGACGCTTTCGTACATATGCGCGAACCTATTTGTCTACCGACATACCGTACGACATAGAGCGCGCTAGCCCATGTCGTTCTTATAATCGATACAGTCCGAGGGCGATACCGCAATGAGAGCTTTTTAACCGCAATGAGCCGTGACCACGTTCAGAGCtctatacatgtgtgtgtgtgtgtgtgtgtgtgtgtgtgtgtgtgtgtgtgtgtgtgtgtgtgtgtgtgtgtgtgtgtgtgtgtgtgtgtgtgtgtgtgtggccctGACGGCAATGCGGCATTAACCGTTCTCTGATTGCATTTGGACCAAAACCGTATGTAGGTAGAGCATTTTGTACAAACAGACCATTAATATACAAAATCCGTGAGGTACTCTAGTCTCGCacagccagaccatctccgttTACATCCATCCGGCGAGAGATGTAGgtggagatggtctggctacacgagactattCTGGTACAGTAAACGTCTAA
This window encodes:
- the LOC134180338 gene encoding sacsin-like, whose product is MNADYVLIPHAKMPPARLHSSVDGHVAVLSNHVSVLKALDYHFTGKSSCPPMNVEIAEQILKYIDNTVTMPIKNKMLDLIKRLPLFETADGKLSPVSGMTCYVMPQDIVDDGCEIWTTRPNHVFLKYKPRFESLYSELQLNKRTCQEVYIDCILPSFPEMTMDQRIEHLKFLAECRKHSWSNVRTKLKVTACFDFEGTVQPISYFYDPTDNFFELMLSSDYFPPLPSCIDEDDWLQFLRNLGLKTVCSRKVIENLADRMEGVALSWTDLDQADVESWNRQSKLLCQHIFSNIDEYRCSFTWLREKKFVACREISNSLCDLADPFYKRNTRHATSFSDAIMPSPVNEQLCWTSAAILPDYAIPSFDDAIEALELKVTPNVQSVLDHFRFVTQQVIERDELDTHTIVDVVQHVFAYLEKFFQDGIHTRRSTSYRDDDAKKEMKIIVDALIDYFCIFLPSRKLFVKPQQVVIELTNEIPPYLFKLPSYLQMYKSFLLKLGVTERVTPASYAQVLQNIHDTSWNETGNTDAVIKAAVNGLFSLISTGTPTGFDLDAHETLPNELQTETDVEDLIKELSPLYLPDRNMHLRQSTELVYLDKPEFERYTQRIGFDFLLNLQECKLSPLKEETICLLPQSLRPTLFSALVQEVLHPACKLDDVQDLRLQKVEEKYSNLLSSYQFAQYIHSIYANEYRTDKLPTHVQQGLEVLQNSLQVRCLSEIRTHLQHVDSGVVIENSERTIESFLQKHDDGATLYLSGNFISSDRQPKFQLAVFRGQLAKQIEKLLQTELPGKELMILLECDDPSNILEALENFDIECIHEGNDQQELPVSHQNVTQQQVMLGMPVQHEHRGQMLPTLDDTVLRPDNWVAYEPREEHFVYAKVVHRDYDESSSDTDLATRNSALHSKYVIDIGNDKEMTVSALDLYSFDDRQLESSEDQILVLGQSAACQQENEPIDCLRRQLEDARRLPCEMRRKVIMRMYWKWSTKANDLHANAAQAIELIKENVSQHEEESLLGRADSFLSSLRRAAPSHRSSNRVMMSVALPCSISIFPDRQKGEMFLAQARIDLKAARVLYDAAGMDRQLYAAVCFHCHEAVEKTLKGILFIKEGINDFRRKRHELDCFLHTTLSHKALYKHALVVRGDYYLGTRYPDYHHPCCVPGDLYSHRQAERLLQATQVVIREAYNKEHVQ